From the genome of Rhodoligotrophos appendicifer, one region includes:
- a CDS encoding FAD-dependent oxidoreductase: MLANELGRRGVDVVLVDLKASTAVNPQANATQARSMEHFRRLGFSEEIRALGLPEDYPTDIAYFTRFSTYEIARVELPSARDAKVAVRNTNGSFSAAEPPHRVSQKFVEGVLAKHAKSLATVSVNFNWALTDFTDTGHDVEARLVNTVTGETRTIRALYLFGADGPRSLVRRQLGFDYIGEGSADRDFMGGRMLAMYIHAPQFYEFCPHPRSWMYWTFNGERRALMAAVDGTGEFAFHTQLRNGENVQEIDDKTCLQYFEQAMGISIPLTILSRDSWLAGRTLVADRFHSGRVFLGGDAVHLFTPTGGMGYNTAIEDAVNIGWKFAAVVKGIAPPSLLDSYEAERRPVAQRNTMHARRFADSVGLYRPSPAIEDDTSAGIAARRRAGAYLSAHARAEFNIPGFTFGGRYDGSPIIVSDGTPAPPDSPTAYVPTGNPGGRAPHVWLKDGRSLFDLFGFEWTLLRLGGKPTDPTPYVQAAAKLGVELKVVDCNDEEAFDLYEADLALIRPDQVVAWRNSSRKSVSAEEVLGRVTGRQAVQQ, from the coding sequence ATGCTCGCAAATGAGCTTGGCCGGCGCGGCGTCGATGTGGTTCTCGTCGATCTCAAGGCCTCGACGGCGGTAAACCCGCAAGCAAATGCGACCCAGGCGCGATCCATGGAGCACTTCCGGCGTCTGGGGTTCTCAGAAGAGATCCGCGCCCTCGGTCTGCCGGAGGACTATCCCACGGACATTGCTTATTTTACGCGCTTTTCGACCTATGAGATCGCCCGTGTCGAGCTTCCGTCCGCGCGTGACGCCAAGGTGGCTGTGCGGAACACCAACGGCTCGTTCAGCGCTGCAGAACCGCCGCATCGGGTTTCACAGAAATTCGTCGAAGGCGTTCTAGCAAAACATGCGAAGTCGCTGGCCACAGTCTCCGTGAATTTTAACTGGGCCCTGACGGATTTTACCGATACTGGCCATGATGTTGAGGCAAGACTTGTCAACACCGTCACCGGCGAAACGCGAACGATCCGGGCGCTCTACCTGTTCGGAGCAGACGGCCCGCGAAGCTTGGTTCGGCGCCAGTTGGGCTTCGATTACATTGGCGAAGGCAGTGCCGACCGTGACTTCATGGGTGGGCGGATGTTGGCGATGTATATCCATGCGCCACAGTTCTACGAGTTTTGTCCGCATCCGCGGTCTTGGATGTACTGGACCTTCAACGGCGAGCGTCGCGCCTTGATGGCCGCCGTCGACGGAACCGGCGAATTCGCCTTCCACACCCAGCTGCGCAATGGTGAGAACGTCCAGGAGATCGACGACAAAACTTGCCTTCAATACTTCGAGCAGGCGATGGGGATAAGCATTCCCCTGACCATCCTGTCGCGCGATTCCTGGCTGGCGGGCCGAACGCTCGTTGCCGACAGATTTCACAGCGGCCGCGTATTTCTCGGCGGTGACGCGGTCCATTTGTTCACGCCCACCGGCGGAATGGGCTACAACACCGCGATCGAGGATGCCGTCAATATCGGCTGGAAGTTTGCCGCTGTCGTTAAGGGTATCGCGCCACCGTCCCTGCTGGACTCCTACGAGGCAGAACGTCGTCCGGTCGCTCAGCGCAACACCATGCATGCGCGCCGTTTCGCCGATTCCGTGGGTCTCTATCGCCCGTCACCCGCAATCGAAGACGACACCTCTGCCGGGATCGCCGCGCGCCGGCGAGCGGGTGCATATCTGAGCGCTCATGCGCGCGCCGAGTTCAACATTCCCGGCTTCACCTTCGGCGGACGCTATGACGGCTCTCCCATCATTGTGAGCGACGGGACGCCCGCACCACCGGATTCCCCGACGGCCTATGTTCCAACCGGTAACCCCGGTGGACGCGCCCCGCATGTGTGGCTGAAGGACGGGCGCTCCTTGTTCGATCTGTTCGGCTTCGAATGGACCTTGCTTCGCCTTGGCGGCAAGCCCACCGATCCAACCCCCTACGTGCAGGCGGCTGCGAAGCTCGGAGTCGAGCTCAAGGTCGTCGATTGCAATGACGAAGAGGCCTTCGACCTCTATGAGGCAGACCTTGCCTTAATCCGGCCGGATCAGGTGGTGGCTTGGCGCAATTCGTCCCGAAAAAGTGTGTCGGCTGAAGAAGTGTTGGGGCGAGTGACAGGAAGACAGGCCGTACAGCAATAA
- a CDS encoding VOC family protein, whose amino-acid sequence MHGIHGSDHHLIALARAEGTGLHHLSWDVSSVNEIGLGAMQMADRGFTEGWGLGRHVLGSNYFHYVRDPWGSYAEFSCDIDYIPANCDWDAGDHAAEDAFYVWGPRPPQDFAFNYEAASSSDR is encoded by the coding sequence ATGCACGGCATCCACGGCAGCGATCATCATTTGATTGCCCTGGCGCGGGCAGAGGGCACCGGCCTCCATCACCTGAGCTGGGATGTGAGTTCAGTCAACGAGATTGGCCTCGGTGCGATGCAAATGGCCGATCGCGGGTTCACCGAGGGCTGGGGTTTGGGGCGTCACGTTTTGGGATCCAACTACTTTCACTACGTGCGCGATCCCTGGGGCAGCTATGCGGAGTTTTCCTGCGATATTGACTACATCCCGGCCAACTGCGACTGGGATGCCGGCGATCACGCCGCGGAGGATGCATTCTACGTTTGGGGCCCAAGGCCACCGCAGGATTTCGCGTTCAACTACGAGGCCGCCTCGTCGAGTGATCGATGA
- a CDS encoding VOC family protein, with protein MTQIRSVALPTRRAGELGVHSLDHFDLTVPDLKVADHYYGAFGLDLHPQRESLTVHTAGGSHCWGRISEGPRKKLNYLSFGAFADDVPAFKARLEALGVKLLDPPPGVDSAGLWFRNPDGLLIEIKVAEKSSPNEKSSIDLSSAPAGAQGAPKRSQVSLVRPRRLAHILIFTSDVGGAIKFYTRTLGLRLADRSGTESRSCTASTAAIII; from the coding sequence ATGACGCAAATTCGCAGTGTCGCGTTGCCGACACGCCGGGCAGGTGAGCTTGGCGTCCACTCGCTCGATCATTTCGACCTGACGGTCCCCGACCTGAAGGTTGCTGACCATTATTACGGCGCCTTCGGTCTAGATCTGCATCCGCAAAGGGAGAGCCTCACCGTTCACACGGCGGGCGGCAGCCATTGCTGGGGCCGAATCTCGGAAGGACCTAGAAAAAAGCTGAACTATCTATCCTTTGGCGCTTTTGCCGATGATGTTCCGGCATTTAAGGCGCGCCTCGAGGCCCTAGGCGTGAAGCTCCTCGATCCTCCGCCGGGTGTGGATAGCGCCGGATTGTGGTTTCGCAACCCGGACGGCCTTCTCATCGAAATCAAAGTGGCAGAAAAGTCCTCGCCGAACGAGAAGTCGAGCATCGATCTCTCCTCGGCTCCTGCCGGAGCACAAGGGGCGCCGAAGCGCAGCCAGGTGTCCTTGGTGAGACCGCGACGTCTCGCGCATATCCTGATTTTTACCAGCGATGTGGGCGGCGCCATCAAATTCTACACTCGCACCCTAGGATTGCGGCTCGCCGACCGATCGGGCACGGAATCGCGTTCATGCACGGCATCCACGGCAGCGATCATCATTTGA
- a CDS encoding fumarylacetoacetate hydrolase family protein — protein sequence MRFVAFNDGTLDGLAVEGENGSLRGLLASDSRFPGHLDHLVNGGTSVLQAAGQVLRSGSAIDPSGISYRPPFANPGKIVCVGLNYADHSAEAGFKVPDYPSLFTRFASSLIGHQAPILRPRVSDQLDFEGELVAVIGSPGRHIPKASALDHVAGYSVFNDATVRDYQFKSTQWTIGKTFDGTGAFGPSFVTADELPRGCNGLRLETRLNGATVQSAPIDDMLFDVATLISLLSEAFILVPGDIIVTGTPAGVGFARTPKLFMKPGDVCEVEIEGVGLLRSPVADEI from the coding sequence ATGCGCTTTGTGGCTTTCAATGACGGGACCCTCGACGGTCTCGCGGTCGAGGGTGAGAATGGAAGTCTGCGTGGACTGCTGGCCTCGGACAGCCGATTCCCCGGTCATCTCGATCACCTCGTTAATGGTGGCACATCAGTGCTGCAGGCCGCAGGACAGGTGCTTAGGTCCGGCTCGGCAATCGATCCTAGTGGGATCTCCTACAGGCCTCCCTTTGCCAATCCGGGAAAGATTGTCTGCGTCGGACTAAACTATGCGGACCATTCCGCAGAAGCGGGCTTTAAGGTTCCTGACTACCCTTCGCTCTTCACACGATTTGCCTCCAGTCTCATCGGCCATCAGGCGCCAATCCTGCGCCCTCGGGTCTCCGACCAATTGGATTTCGAAGGCGAACTCGTCGCCGTCATCGGATCGCCAGGCCGGCACATTCCCAAGGCTTCCGCTCTCGATCACGTGGCGGGCTATTCGGTGTTCAATGATGCCACGGTGAGGGACTACCAGTTCAAGTCGACGCAATGGACGATCGGCAAGACCTTCGACGGCACTGGCGCATTCGGACCGAGCTTCGTAACCGCGGATGAACTTCCACGCGGGTGCAATGGGCTTCGGCTCGAAACGCGTCTCAACGGTGCCACCGTTCAAAGCGCCCCCATCGACGACATGCTGTTCGATGTGGCCACGCTCATCTCTCTGCTCAGCGAGGCCTTCATTCTGGTTCCCGGCGATATCATCGTCACTGGGACACCGGCTGGGGTCGGTTTCGCGCGAACGCCAAAGCTTTTCATGAAGCCGGGAGATGTCTGCGAAGTGGAGATCGAGGGCGTCGGGCTGCTCAGAAGTCCGGTCGCAGACGAAATTTGA
- a CDS encoding LysR substrate-binding domain-containing protein — protein sequence MKLNQLRNVSAIASRGSLRAAARALGLSQPALTRSVTEIEHELGAPLFERRARGMALTPIGEAVVKRANVILNEVRRTQEEVDQIRGGLGGSVTAGLSIAAHIAMLPRSLKLFRQRYPDVKLRLIEGFYPTLESSLIDGSVDFYIGPQPSQATPKELLVEKLFDNTRTVLGRAGHPLANARSLRELVDAEWVMTSITHKADEEMDTLFARNGLPPPTLVIQTQSALTLIMTLAYSDMLAMVPIQWTELAITSASLVSINVSEPLPAPPMVLVRRTSLPLTPAAQFFADQMQNSWRKAGPLSAGPT from the coding sequence ATGAAGCTCAATCAGCTGAGGAACGTTTCTGCAATTGCGAGCCGAGGCAGTCTGAGAGCTGCAGCCCGTGCTCTAGGGCTCTCGCAGCCTGCTTTGACACGCAGCGTCACCGAGATTGAACACGAACTCGGCGCTCCATTGTTCGAACGCCGGGCCCGGGGAATGGCGCTCACACCGATTGGCGAAGCCGTCGTGAAGCGCGCGAACGTCATCCTCAACGAGGTCAGGCGAACCCAGGAGGAAGTCGATCAGATCAGGGGAGGGCTAGGGGGCAGCGTGACCGCTGGTCTGTCGATTGCAGCACATATCGCCATGTTACCACGCTCGCTGAAACTGTTCCGCCAACGATATCCGGACGTAAAATTGCGACTGATTGAGGGATTTTATCCCACGTTGGAATCTAGTTTGATTGACGGGTCCGTCGACTTCTACATTGGGCCGCAGCCGAGCCAGGCCACTCCTAAGGAGTTGTTGGTAGAGAAATTGTTCGACAACACGCGCACTGTACTTGGGCGCGCCGGCCATCCCCTGGCGAATGCCCGCAGTTTGCGTGAACTGGTCGATGCGGAATGGGTAATGACCTCAATTACTCATAAAGCTGACGAAGAAATGGATACTCTCTTTGCGAGAAATGGTCTTCCGCCTCCAACACTGGTCATTCAAACTCAATCTGCCCTGACCCTGATTATGACACTCGCCTACAGCGATATGCTGGCCATGGTCCCAATCCAGTGGACCGAGCTCGCTATAACCTCGGCATCTTTAGTTTCCATAAATGTAAGCGAACCTTTACCTGCTCCCCCGATGGTGCTGGTACGGCGAACTTCCTTGCCGCTCACCCCAGCGGCGCAATTTTTTGCTGACCAGATGCAAAACAGTTGGCGGAAAGCTGGGCCATTATCTGCCGGGCCCACGTAG
- a CDS encoding TetR/AcrR family transcriptional regulator: MAPESTTRTRRKPRADSIRNRERLIEAATQIFSAGGPQASLEAVAREAGVGIGTFYRHFPTREALFEAVYRHEVDLLGDLAEQLANDEPVEALRKWLHANVRLVAAKKGMIEGLQLVAHGSSELKAYSFERLTGAIGLLLDRGIAAGAIRSDVSAEDLLRTLVGIFYAQVMTDWQPTALRLVDVFVDGLRKR; this comes from the coding sequence ATGGCACCTGAGAGCACGACACGGACCCGCCGCAAGCCCCGCGCGGATTCCATCCGCAACCGGGAGCGCCTGATCGAGGCGGCGACGCAAATCTTCAGTGCGGGTGGCCCACAGGCAAGCCTGGAGGCCGTCGCGCGGGAGGCGGGCGTCGGGATTGGCACGTTCTATCGCCACTTTCCCACACGCGAAGCGCTGTTCGAAGCTGTCTACCGCCATGAAGTGGACCTTTTAGGCGACCTTGCCGAGCAGCTTGCCAACGACGAACCCGTCGAGGCTCTGCGAAAATGGCTCCATGCCAATGTCCGCCTCGTCGCTGCCAAAAAAGGGATGATTGAGGGCCTCCAGCTGGTCGCGCATGGCTCCTCGGAGCTGAAGGCGTATTCCTTCGAGCGGTTAACCGGGGCGATCGGACTGCTGCTCGATCGCGGTATCGCGGCAGGTGCGATCCGTTCCGACGTTTCGGCGGAAGACCTGCTGCGCACGCTTGTCGGTATCTTCTATGCGCAGGTAATGACCGACTGGCAGCCGACCGCGCTTCGCCTTGTCGATGTTTTTGTCGACGGGCTGCGCAAACGCTGA
- a CDS encoding (2Fe-2S)-binding protein — protein MSLSISLAINGRQRIVALEDPRVTLLDLLRERLDLTGTKKGCDRGQCGACTVLVDGRRINSCLALAASLDGAQVTTIEGLAEDETLHPVQASFIAHDAFQCGYCTPGQIMSALGLIAEGHAGDDPERIRELMSGNICRCGAYQGITEAVLEAQKMLADASEEGRRRRNAA, from the coding sequence ATGTCACTCTCCATCAGCCTCGCCATTAACGGTCGGCAGCGCATAGTCGCGCTTGAAGACCCGCGCGTAACGTTGCTCGACCTGTTGCGCGAGCGGCTTGATCTGACCGGCACCAAGAAGGGGTGCGATCGGGGCCAGTGTGGTGCATGCACGGTTCTCGTCGACGGCCGGCGCATCAATTCCTGCCTTGCGCTGGCTGCCAGCCTCGACGGAGCCCAGGTCACCACTATTGAAGGGCTTGCCGAGGATGAAACACTGCATCCGGTCCAGGCCTCCTTCATCGCCCATGACGCCTTCCAATGCGGCTACTGCACGCCGGGCCAGATCATGAGCGCTTTGGGGCTAATCGCAGAAGGACATGCGGGAGACGACCCCGAGCGGATCCGCGAGCTGATGAGCGGTAATATTTGCCGCTGCGGCGCCTATCAGGGCATTACCGAAGCGGTGCTCGAAGCCCAGAAGATGCTTGCCGACGCGAGTGAAGAAGGGCGCCGCCGGAGGAACGCGGCATGA
- a CDS encoding FAD binding domain-containing protein: MNRFDYLQPASVSEAIAAGAESDTAYLAGGTNLLDLMKMGTARPKRLIDITRLPGLDRIEWLADGSVRVGALVRNSDLAYDERFARTFPAVAEALLSGASAQLRNVATVGGNLMQRTRCAYFHDLGSACNRRMPDTGCDAREGENRLHAVLGWSEHCIATHPSDFCVPLAALDAVVEVEGPQGARAIPIDALHLLPGTTPERETALAPGELIIALRLPVGAAAFSRNARFLKLRERTSYAFDVVSAAAMLEVEFGTIRSARIALGGVAAKPWRAREAEAFLASGPATEEAFTMAAEIALAEAQPSGDNAFKIELARRIVVRALDLAFAGTPAIMPALPASPFSTISGAKHVA, from the coding sequence ATGAACCGTTTCGATTATCTACAGCCGGCGAGCGTATCGGAGGCTATTGCCGCGGGAGCCGAGTCGGACACCGCCTATCTTGCGGGCGGAACGAACCTGCTCGATCTGATGAAGATGGGGACGGCGCGGCCGAAGCGGCTGATCGACATCACGCGCCTGCCTGGACTCGATCGTATCGAATGGCTGGCGGATGGCAGCGTGCGCGTCGGCGCCCTGGTCCGCAATTCGGACCTTGCCTATGACGAGCGCTTCGCGCGGACCTTCCCGGCCGTCGCAGAGGCACTGCTTTCAGGCGCATCGGCACAGCTGCGCAATGTCGCGACAGTGGGCGGCAACCTGATGCAACGCACCCGCTGCGCCTATTTCCATGACCTGGGCAGCGCCTGCAACCGCCGCATGCCGGACACCGGCTGCGATGCCCGCGAGGGCGAGAACCGTCTCCATGCCGTGCTTGGCTGGAGCGAGCACTGCATCGCGACCCATCCTTCCGACTTCTGCGTGCCGCTGGCGGCGCTTGATGCGGTCGTGGAGGTAGAGGGCCCGCAGGGCGCCCGTGCGATCCCGATCGATGCGCTGCACCTCCTGCCCGGGACCACGCCGGAACGGGAAACGGCGCTGGCGCCCGGCGAGCTGATCATCGCCCTCAGGCTTCCCGTGGGGGCCGCCGCCTTCTCGCGCAATGCGCGCTTTCTGAAACTGCGCGAACGCACCTCCTATGCCTTCGACGTCGTTTCGGCGGCGGCCATGCTCGAGGTCGAGTTCGGAACGATCCGCAGCGCGCGCATCGCGCTCGGCGGCGTCGCCGCAAAACCATGGCGCGCACGTGAGGCGGAGGCTTTCCTCGCGAGCGGACCCGCCACCGAAGAAGCCTTCACAATGGCTGCAGAAATTGCGCTCGCCGAGGCGCAGCCATCTGGCGACAACGCCTTCAAGATCGAACTGGCGCGCCGCATCGTCGTGCGTGCCCTGGACCTTGCATTTGCGGGGACGCCGGCAATTATGCCCGCGCTGCCGGCTTCGCCCTTCTCCACGATTTCCGGAGCGAAACATGTCGCCTGA
- a CDS encoding xanthine dehydrogenase family protein molybdopterin-binding subunit, whose translation MSPDTIRPRYRHGSNAGQPLTRRDGVLKVTGRATYAADNHPQGMLYAVTAVSGIARGRVTALDVEAAMAHPGVVEVITPANRPPLAHDPNEKMPPFGFRVEVLQNDSVRYVNQPIALVIAETLEAATEGATLLNPQYEADSARTDQESGERFSPAAIGVGMPPRTAHGDIEAGFAAAARIMEAEYLTPAQYHNAMEPHAVVAEWDGDRVTLDMPNQALTLSAASYAAYFGIPPENVLIRSPFLGGGFGSKAILNGPQILAILAARMLKRPVKLVLTRAQMYGPVGHRGQTWQKLRIGTDNAGRLTALHHHAVAATSSFDDFLEPAANASLPLYACSAILAEHEGLRLDMGTPGPMRAPGEASGSAALEVAMDEAAQACGMDPLAFRLANYAETEPATGKPFSSKALRECYAEGAKHFGWEGRPLEPRRMRDENGFLVGWGMGTAVFPCPHFPAEARATLRADGTALVETSGVDMGQGSWTALAQIAAEALGLDPDQVEFHSGISNLPDGGIAGGSGHTASAGLALHNAGEDAIAKLAELATADPASPLFGAGNIGVVARSGRLCRRDDEERSESYADILARADRAEVVGTAKAARDPAIASAYAMYSHGAVFAEVKVDPDLGQVRATRLVGAFAAGRIINSRLVRSQYFGGMIWGISFALQEEAITDRRTGRIMNADLAEYHVPVNADVPSLDTILIPEEDPYVNPLGVKGVGEIGVTGTVGAIANAIWHATGVRVRRFPIRLEDLIVHR comes from the coding sequence ATGTCGCCTGATACAATTCGCCCCCGATATCGGCACGGCTCCAACGCCGGCCAGCCGCTGACGCGCCGTGACGGGGTGCTCAAGGTCACCGGCCGCGCCACTTATGCCGCCGACAACCATCCCCAAGGCATGCTCTATGCCGTGACGGCGGTCAGCGGCATCGCGCGCGGACGGGTCACGGCGCTTGATGTTGAGGCTGCTATGGCTCATCCCGGCGTGGTGGAGGTCATCACCCCGGCCAACCGACCGCCGCTGGCGCATGACCCGAACGAAAAAATGCCGCCCTTCGGCTTCCGCGTCGAGGTGCTGCAGAATGACTCCGTGCGCTACGTCAACCAGCCGATCGCCCTCGTGATCGCCGAAACGCTGGAAGCGGCGACGGAGGGAGCGACGCTGCTCAACCCGCAATATGAGGCAGACAGTGCACGCACCGACCAAGAGAGCGGCGAGCGCTTCTCGCCGGCCGCGATCGGCGTCGGCATGCCACCACGCACCGCCCATGGCGACATCGAGGCAGGTTTCGCGGCTGCCGCCCGTATCATGGAGGCGGAATATCTCACGCCGGCGCAATACCACAACGCGATGGAGCCGCATGCCGTCGTTGCGGAATGGGATGGCGATCGGGTAACCCTCGACATGCCGAACCAGGCTTTGACGCTGAGTGCGGCTTCCTATGCAGCTTACTTCGGTATCCCTCCCGAAAACGTGCTGATCCGCTCGCCCTTCCTGGGTGGCGGCTTCGGCTCCAAGGCCATCCTCAATGGGCCGCAAATCCTGGCGATCCTTGCCGCGCGCATGCTGAAGCGGCCGGTCAAGCTGGTGCTCACGCGCGCGCAGATGTACGGTCCCGTTGGACATCGCGGACAGACCTGGCAGAAGCTGCGCATCGGCACGGACAATGCCGGCCGGCTAACGGCGCTTCACCATCACGCTGTAGCTGCCACCTCCAGTTTCGACGACTTCCTGGAACCGGCTGCGAACGCGTCCCTACCCCTTTATGCATGCTCGGCCATCCTTGCCGAGCATGAGGGGCTGCGGCTCGACATGGGTACGCCCGGGCCGATGCGCGCGCCCGGCGAAGCATCAGGATCGGCGGCGCTCGAAGTGGCGATGGACGAGGCAGCGCAAGCCTGTGGTATGGATCCGCTTGCTTTCCGGCTCGCCAATTACGCGGAGACCGAGCCGGCCACCGGAAAGCCATTTTCGTCCAAGGCATTGCGCGAATGCTATGCGGAAGGCGCCAAGCATTTCGGCTGGGAAGGCAGGCCACTGGAGCCGCGCCGGATGCGCGACGAGAACGGGTTCCTCGTGGGCTGGGGCATGGGAACGGCAGTCTTCCCTTGTCCGCACTTCCCCGCTGAGGCACGCGCCACGCTGCGGGCGGACGGAACCGCGTTGGTCGAGACATCCGGCGTCGACATGGGGCAAGGTTCGTGGACAGCCCTTGCCCAGATCGCGGCTGAAGCGCTGGGCCTCGATCCCGATCAAGTCGAGTTCCATTCCGGCATATCCAACCTTCCGGATGGCGGCATAGCCGGCGGCTCCGGCCATACCGCCAGCGCGGGCCTGGCCCTCCACAATGCCGGAGAGGATGCAATCGCCAAGCTGGCCGAACTCGCAACCGCCGATCCGGCATCGCCGCTTTTCGGCGCCGGCAATATCGGCGTGGTGGCCCGCTCCGGCCGGCTTTGTCGCCGCGACGACGAGGAGCGTAGCGAAAGCTATGCCGACATTCTCGCGCGTGCCGACCGCGCGGAGGTCGTCGGCACGGCAAAGGCGGCGCGCGACCCCGCGATCGCCTCGGCCTATGCGATGTATTCGCATGGCGCCGTCTTTGCCGAGGTGAAGGTCGATCCGGATCTCGGTCAGGTGCGGGCGACGCGCTTGGTCGGCGCGTTTGCCGCCGGCCGCATCATCAATTCCCGGCTCGTGCGCAGTCAATATTTTGGCGGCATGATCTGGGGCATCTCCTTCGCCCTGCAGGAGGAGGCGATAACCGACCGCAGGACCGGCAGGATCATGAATGCCGACCTTGCCGAGTATCATGTCCCGGTCAATGCGGACGTGCCTTCACTCGACACGATCCTGATCCCGGAGGAAGACCCTTACGTCAACCCACTCGGTGTGAAAGGCGTCGGCGAGATTGGCGTTACCGGCACGGTGGGCGCGATCGCCAACGCGATCTGGCATGCAACCGGCGTACGCGTGCGGCGCTTCCCGATCCGGCTAGAAGACCTGATCGTCCATCGGTGA
- a CDS encoding LLM class oxidoreductase, translating into MLKARKATSVNDSASFRRMFAPDRLSLGVFFPIEAFERDEPSMRDQPRLARRAEELGFAGLWTRDVPLRDPSFGDLGQVYDPWVWLGWIAAHTSRIALATGSIILPLRHPLHTAKASASVDQLTGGRFVLGVASGDRPVEFPAFGVDLHQRDVLFRENLAMIRRVLTEEFPSVQSSYGAMTGTADLVPKPVSRLPILITSSSRQSFEWIAEHADGWITYPRDLARQAELVAKWRAAVEAVSPGVFKPFVQSLYVDLAEEPAEPPRPLHLGFRAGRNFMLDFLNELAGAGVNHVILNFKYGRRAAGEVLEEIGREVLPRLGKREGTPPLKPPTAT; encoded by the coding sequence ATGCTGAAGGCCAGGAAAGCTACGTCCGTCAATGATTCCGCCAGCTTCCGGCGCATGTTTGCACCTGATCGGCTCTCGCTGGGGGTGTTCTTCCCGATCGAGGCCTTCGAGAGGGACGAGCCCAGCATGCGCGACCAGCCGCGTCTCGCCCGGCGCGCCGAGGAGCTCGGCTTTGCCGGCCTCTGGACGCGAGACGTGCCTCTACGCGACCCCAGTTTCGGAGACCTTGGCCAAGTCTACGATCCGTGGGTGTGGCTGGGCTGGATCGCGGCCCATACCTCAAGGATTGCGCTTGCGACAGGCTCCATCATTCTCCCCTTGCGCCACCCGCTCCACACCGCAAAGGCGTCCGCATCGGTCGATCAGCTGACAGGGGGGCGATTCGTCCTCGGCGTCGCCTCGGGAGATCGCCCCGTCGAATTTCCAGCGTTCGGGGTCGACTTGCATCAGCGCGACGTCCTCTTTCGCGAGAACCTGGCAATGATCCGTAGGGTACTCACGGAGGAATTTCCAAGCGTCCAATCGAGCTATGGCGCCATGACAGGAACGGCGGACCTCGTGCCCAAACCCGTCTCGCGCCTGCCGATCCTGATCACCAGTTCGAGCCGCCAGAGCTTTGAGTGGATCGCCGAGCATGCGGACGGCTGGATCACCTATCCACGCGACCTCGCACGGCAGGCGGAACTGGTCGCGAAATGGCGCGCAGCAGTGGAGGCCGTGTCGCCTGGTGTGTTCAAGCCCTTCGTTCAGTCGCTCTATGTCGATCTGGCCGAAGAACCGGCCGAGCCCCCTCGGCCACTTCATCTCGGATTCCGAGCCGGCCGCAACTTCATGCTCGACTTCCTGAACGAACTTGCCGGTGCTGGCGTCAATCACGTCATTCTCAACTTCAAATATGGCCGGCGCGCCGCGGGCGAGGTGCTGGAGGAGATCGGCCGAGAGGTACTTCCGCGCCTGGGCAAACGCGAAGGGACACCACCTCTCAAACCGCCTACTGCCACCTAG
- a CDS encoding protein-L-isoaspartate O-methyltransferase family protein, which produces MIDYATKRRHMVESQLRPNGITDARINGAMWDIPRELFVPPSRQALAYIDEDLALSVPSQGRNVRYLMEPMVFARLVQLADIGEEDLVLDVGCGLGYSAAVLSRLARSVVALEDDEEMARSANTNLTTNGILNVAVVSGPLAQGYAREAPFDVIFVNGQVEEVSPSLLEQLKDGGRLVAVIDHGPVGKATLFSRHGSATSQRVAFDASVGRLSGFDVARPSFVF; this is translated from the coding sequence ATGATCGACTATGCAACCAAGCGACGTCATATGGTGGAGTCGCAGTTGCGTCCGAACGGGATCACGGATGCCCGGATCAACGGGGCCATGTGGGACATTCCGCGCGAGCTCTTTGTGCCTCCGTCACGGCAGGCGCTGGCCTATATCGATGAGGATCTCGCGCTCTCAGTCCCGTCACAGGGTCGTAACGTGCGCTATCTGATGGAGCCCATGGTCTTCGCCAGACTCGTCCAGCTCGCCGACATCGGAGAAGAGGATCTTGTGCTCGATGTCGGTTGCGGCCTCGGCTATTCTGCCGCCGTCCTCTCCCGTCTAGCCCGCTCGGTCGTCGCCCTCGAAGACGACGAAGAAATGGCAAGGTCTGCTAATACCAATCTGACGACGAATGGCATTCTGAATGTGGCCGTCGTCTCGGGACCCCTCGCGCAGGGCTACGCAAGGGAGGCGCCTTTCGATGTGATCTTTGTCAACGGCCAGGTGGAAGAGGTCTCGCCATCCTTGCTGGAGCAACTGAAGGATGGCGGCCGTCTCGTGGCCGTCATTGATCACGGCCCGGTTGGCAAGGCGACTTTGTTCTCCCGCCATGGATCGGCAACCAGTCAACGAGTGGCCTTCGACGCGTCGGTAGGACGTCTCAGCGGGTTTGACGTCGCCCGTCCAAGTTTTGTGTTTTAA